CGTAATGCAGCATGCGGCACGTTGTTTTGGGCTTGGCCATGGGGTGGTTAGGCCTCGGGCATGCACCAGATCCAGCGGAGCGCGTCGAGGCGGAGCGGAGCGTTTTCGATTTCGTTGATTCCGTCGGCTAGACGCTGTGCTCGATGCAGCAGTTCGTGATCGTTGATGTTGATATTGCGCTGCTGCAGATTCTTTAAGCGTTCGATTTCCGTTGTTTCTGCGGTTTTGAGTCGTTCGATGGCTTCCTGCCGCATGATTTCGGCTTTTTTTGTCGCTTTCTTTTCTGATTTGGCGACAAGCGGTGCCATCAGCGATAGGAAGGGGGTCATTTCATCTTCTTTGGGCGCCGAGATGTTGGTTAATTCTTCGGGCTTGGGAACCTTGCCTTTCCATTGTCTGCCACGTCCGTGGTAGTAGAGGTGAATGGGGGTGGCAGGTAGATACAAATGCGCATCGGTGGTCGTGGTGGTAGCCTCCAAGACGTATACGGCTTCCAGCAGGTAGCGTGTCTCCACATCGCTGCGCCAGAGGGCTAGCGATGCATTACCGCCGGGTGCGGACAGGACGCGTTCGATAGCCCCGTGAACCAGGGGATGATCCCATGTGACAAAACCCATATCTTCGCGGGCCAGTGCGGTGTTGCGGTCGAAAGTGATGGTCATGCCTTCATCGGGGAAGGAGGGAAAAGCTTCAGAGAAGAGGGGGTCGGGTTCTATCAGCAGGCATCGGTTGTCCATCTGTGAGGGATGAATGCCAAAGGCCTCGAATGCCTGATCAAAGTAGTTTTCCAGTGTGGTATCCTGGTCGATTTCCTGCAGTGCCTTTACCCAGTGATCGGCATCATGTGCACGATAGGAATGCAGTTCCAGCAGGCGGTCGCGCCCGTGGGAAATGCGTTCCTGCACCTGTTTTTTTTCTTTGCGGACTTTATTGATAAAGCGTGTCTGCGCGGCTTTGGCCGCATTGGTTTCGATGAGCTGCTGCAGCGGTTCGCGGAACAGGGTGAATAGTTCGTGGGCTCCGGATAGCGGGGTGCTCAGGGTGTCCAGTGCTTCGTGAATCCAGCGCATCCGCAGTTCATCGGCGGTGCCGGTTTGATAGGGCACATGGATCTGGATATCTTCGGTCTGGCCGATGCGGTCGAGTCGCCCGATACGCTGTTCCACGACTTCGGGATTCTCCGGAATATCCAGCATGACCAGATGGTGGGCAAACTGGAAATTACGTCCTTCTCCGCCGATTTCAGAGGTGACCAGAAGCTGTGCGCCGTCGTCTTGTGCAAACCAGGCGGCCTGCCGGTCACGCTGCAGTAAATTCATGTCTTCATGGAACAGACCGGCGGCGATGCCGCTTTCTTTGACGATATAATCGAAGAAGCCGATGGCCTCTTTTTTGGAATGCACGATGGCCAGAACTTTTTCATCCGGGTGATTATTCAGGAAATCTTTAAGCCACTGTTCCCGTGCACGCGGTTCTTTTTTAATGGGGGAGGGCAGGGGAATACGTTGGGGAAATCCCTGTATGACGCGACGGGTATTTCTGAAAATGACGCGTCCGGGGCCATAGTAATCCAGCACTTGGCCGGCTATGGTTGGCAGATCGCCGTCGGGATCAATGCCCAGTGCTTCGATTTGTTTTTTGTCTTTTGCGGTGAGCTTCTTGCCGTCGGTAAGTTTTTCGATGAGGGGGACGAGAGCATTGTACTGTTCGTTTTCCGCTTCAAAGGCTTCCAGTGTGGTATAGCGGTCAGGGTCAAGCAGGCGTAAACGGGCAAAATGCCCGGCACAGCCCATTTCTTCGGGGGTAGCCGTGAGCAGCAGTACGCCGTGACTGCGTGCGGCCAGTGCTTCGACCAGTTTGTACTCGGGGCTGTCTTTTTCGGGGGTCCATTCCAGATGGTGTGCCTCGTCGATAATCAGCAGATCCCATTCGGCTTGAACGGCCTGAATAGCTCGGTTCGGTGCGTTGGCCAGCCAGTTGATGTCGCACAAAATGATCTGATCATCGAGAAAAGGATTGTCGCTGGCCAAATTACGTTCGATGGCAAAGCATCGTTCTTCGTCGTAGATCGCCACGCGCAGGGAGAAGCGGCGCAGCAGTTCCACAAACCACTGATGAATCAGGGCGGGTGGCACAAGTATCAGAGCGCGACGTACGCGTCCGGTCATGAGTTTTCGATGGAGAATCAGGGCGGCTTCGATGGTTTTGCCTAAGCCGGTTTCGTCCGACAACAATACACGCGGATAGGTCATGTTGACGACCGATTCCACGACGTACAGCTGATGCGGAATAAGGGAAATGCGTCCACCCATCAACCCGCGCAGCGGGGATGACTGGTATTTGTGCAGGCATTCAATGCTCTTGAGACGGAGATCAAAGGATTCGCTGTTATCGATGTCGCGATTGGCAAATCGATCCTGCGGACGATTAAATATAAGCTGGTCATTCAATGCGCCCTCGGGCAGATCCATTCCGCTGCCGTGATAGGTAATCAAGCCCTCTTCTTCGGTAACTGATTCCACAATAAAGGATCGCTCGGCACCATCGGTGACGTGGTCGCCTACGGCATAACGCACGCGGGACAACGGTGCGTTGGGTAAAGCGTAATTGCGTACTTCACCGCTGGCGGTG
This genomic stretch from Spartobacteria bacterium harbors:
- a CDS encoding RNA polymerase-binding ATPase; protein product: MNKEKDTFMAGQRWVSTAEPELGLGTVLQHEFRRVNIVFTASGEVRNYALPNAPLSRVRYAVGDHVTDGAERSFIVESVTEEEGLITYHGSGMDLPEGALNDQLIFNRPQDRFANRDIDNSESFDLRLKSIECLHKYQSSPLRGLMGGRISLIPHQLYVVESVVNMTYPRVLLSDETGLGKTIEAALILHRKLMTGRVRRALILVPPALIHQWFVELLRRFSLRVAIYDEERCFAIERNLASDNPFLDDQIILCDINWLANAPNRAIQAVQAEWDLLIIDEAHHLEWTPEKDSPEYKLVEALAARSHGVLLLTATPEEMGCAGHFARLRLLDPDRYTTLEAFEAENEQYNALVPLIEKLTDGKKLTAKDKKQIEALGIDPDGDLPTIAGQVLDYYGPGRVIFRNTRRVIQGFPQRIPLPSPIKKEPRAREQWLKDFLNNHPDEKVLAIVHSKKEAIGFFDYIVKESGIAAGLFHEDMNLLQRDRQAAWFAQDDGAQLLVTSEIGGEGRNFQFAHHLVMLDIPENPEVVEQRIGRLDRIGQTEDIQIHVPYQTGTADELRMRWIHEALDTLSTPLSGAHELFTLFREPLQQLIETNAAKAAQTRFINKVRKEKKQVQERISHGRDRLLELHSYRAHDADHWVKALQEIDQDTTLENYFDQAFEAFGIHPSQMDNRCLLIEPDPLFSEAFPSFPDEGMTITFDRNTALAREDMGFVTWDHPLVHGAIERVLSAPGGNASLALWRSDVETRYLLEAVYVLEATTTTTDAHLYLPATPIHLYYHGRGRQWKGKVPKPEELTNISAPKEDEMTPFLSLMAPLVAKSEKKATKKAEIMRQEAIERLKTAETTEIERLKNLQQRNININDHELLHRAQRLADGINEIENAPLRLDALRWIWCMPEA